In Methanosarcina siciliae T4/M, one genomic interval encodes:
- a CDS encoding helix-turn-helix transcriptional regulator: MQSELIDVVFRSQKRRDLLLLLGEEPRTMEDIKVLLDVSPTAILPQIKRLTDSNLVIQKNGNYELTDLGEQVFKKARALVDVLTLLEKDNYWIEHDLGGIPPYLLDRIGDIKDCNLVKADPSQIFEPNTELLEYFASSRYLMMFSSFYRPEFLPLYSKLGRLESEVSLIFTESVLEKFLYNYEKKIRRFAAMDNTELFACKDGVKIAELIVSDRGMMISLFDSQGRFYHEYMYCSESQAISWAKELFDFYKSRALKVDGETSLDSFTCTSEHGAFSESLLLSLH; the protein is encoded by the coding sequence ATGCAATCTGAGTTAATAGATGTAGTATTTCGTTCTCAGAAAAGAAGAGACCTCCTCTTACTGCTGGGAGAAGAACCCCGCACAATGGAGGATATTAAAGTCCTCCTTGATGTTTCTCCCACGGCTATTTTGCCCCAGATCAAGAGGCTTACGGACAGTAACCTTGTTATTCAAAAAAATGGCAACTACGAATTGACAGATCTGGGAGAGCAGGTCTTCAAAAAAGCCAGGGCCCTTGTTGATGTCCTCACCCTGCTAGAAAAAGATAACTACTGGATTGAACACGACCTGGGAGGAATTCCCCCGTACCTACTTGATAGGATAGGGGATATTAAGGACTGCAATCTGGTTAAAGCCGATCCCAGCCAGATTTTCGAGCCCAATACCGAGCTTCTGGAATACTTCGCTTCTTCTCGCTACCTGATGATGTTTTCATCCTTCTACAGGCCGGAGTTCCTCCCCCTCTATTCAAAGCTTGGAAGGCTTGAGTCAGAGGTTTCCCTTATATTCACGGAATCGGTACTTGAAAAGTTCCTGTATAACTATGAAAAGAAAATAAGAAGATTTGCCGCAATGGACAATACCGAACTTTTTGCCTGTAAGGATGGCGTAAAAATTGCCGAACTTATCGTCTCGGATCGTGGGATGATGATTTCTCTCTTTGACAGCCAGGGCAGGTTCTACCATGAATATATGTACTGTTCCGAATCCCAGGCTATTTCCTGGGCAAAAGAGTTATTTGATTTTTATAAATCAAGGGCATTAAAAGTCGATGGCGAGACGAGTCTTGACAGTTTTACATGTACGTCCGAACACGGAGCTTTTTCAGAATCTCTTCTCTTAAGCCTCCACTGA
- the mtaB gene encoding methanol--corrinoid protein co-methyltransferase MtaB, giving the protein MAATRFTKMAYASADEMTFGVSKHPVKAGLGLEIGAGYTIPEVNYAPRPEAGASKEKLIKEYERITTDIMGRMVQVGFPAVILETEHVQQMSNNPSWGAEVAHAQKTIMEEYHDEYGIKCALRHTIGDIRENRDFLQLRGDKYSVFLEAFEECAKAGADLLSVESMGGKEVFDYAVLRNDVAGMLYAIGCLGSIDMEMIWSDIAAIAQKTGTVAAGDTDCAQANTAMFIGGGLLDKNLAHTLAILARAISAPRSLVAYECGAKGPGKDCGYENIIIKAITGMPMTQEGKTSTCAHSDVLGNLIMQCCDCWSNESVEYHGEFGGTTVQCWSETLAYDCTLMNTALETKNEKVLRDLFMLSDRYRDPQGYVLAYDNAYKVGEAIVKDGEDIYLRAKNAAIACCDIVSEGAAGKLELSRFETNALADAKASLDSLTDDMDKFMDDCLTKYKSEVKVFLPENYGF; this is encoded by the coding sequence ATGGCAGCAACAAGATTCACTAAGATGGCATACGCAAGCGCAGACGAAATGACCTTCGGCGTATCCAAGCACCCCGTAAAGGCAGGCCTTGGCCTCGAAATCGGTGCAGGCTACACAATTCCCGAAGTTAACTATGCCCCCAGACCTGAAGCCGGTGCATCCAAAGAAAAACTCATAAAGGAATACGAGAGGATCACCACCGACATTATGGGTAGAATGGTCCAAGTCGGTTTCCCTGCAGTTATCCTTGAAACCGAACACGTTCAGCAGATGTCCAACAACCCCTCCTGGGGAGCAGAAGTCGCACACGCCCAGAAGACCATCATGGAAGAATACCACGATGAATACGGCATAAAGTGCGCCCTCCGCCACACCATCGGTGACATCCGTGAAAACAGGGACTTCCTCCAGCTCAGAGGCGACAAGTACTCTGTCTTCCTCGAAGCCTTCGAAGAATGTGCCAAAGCCGGTGCTGACCTTCTGTCCGTTGAATCCATGGGTGGTAAGGAAGTATTCGACTATGCAGTTCTCAGAAACGACGTCGCTGGTATGCTCTACGCAATTGGCTGCCTCGGTTCCATTGACATGGAAATGATCTGGTCCGACATCGCCGCAATTGCACAGAAGACCGGCACTGTTGCAGCCGGAGACACCGACTGTGCCCAGGCAAACACCGCAATGTTCATCGGCGGCGGTCTGCTTGACAAGAACCTCGCACACACCCTTGCAATCCTCGCAAGAGCAATCTCTGCCCCCAGGTCCCTTGTGGCATACGAATGCGGTGCAAAAGGTCCGGGTAAGGACTGCGGCTATGAAAACATCATTATCAAAGCCATCACAGGTATGCCAATGACCCAGGAAGGTAAGACTTCCACCTGCGCTCACTCTGACGTACTGGGTAACCTCATTATGCAGTGCTGTGACTGCTGGTCCAACGAGTCTGTCGAATACCACGGTGAATTCGGCGGTACAACTGTTCAGTGCTGGTCCGAGACCCTTGCATACGACTGCACCCTCATGAACACCGCTCTTGAAACCAAGAACGAGAAAGTTCTCAGAGACCTCTTCATGCTCTCCGACAGGTACAGAGACCCGCAGGGATATGTCCTCGCCTACGACAACGCATACAAGGTCGGCGAAGCAATTGTTAAGGACGGAGAAGACATCTACCTCAGAGCAAAGAACGCTGCAATCGCATGCTGCGACATCGTCAGCGAAGGTGCAGCCGGCAAGCTCGAGCTCTCCAGGTTCGAAACCAACGCCCTTGCAGACGCAAAGGCATCCCTTGACTCCCTCACGGACGACATGGACAAGTTCATGGACGACTGTCTCACAAAGTACAAGAGTGAAGTTAAGGTCTTCCTCCCCGAGAACTACGGCTTCTAA
- a CDS encoding PHP domain-containing protein codes for MRGKTGNNSRTTVSSELAETLLQEGWKKVDLHVHSSCSYDVPPAKAMHPSVLFEKAIAKGLDYVTFTDHDTVEAYDLLGWDREGLVPGVEISIKDPEYIGHTLHVNVFELDSEEFRELEVIANQEHDFKSFIRYLRVHDLPHIYNHPFWFAIGDRPNLRAVPELIKQFPVVEFNMQDLTEKNLITAALARKYGKGLAATTDSHTGGMGAVYTLAKGDSFREYFDNIKNGRSYMVIEGGARRHLTKELNAWVELVFSMDRNAGKDAGFTTNVKTFDRLIGFFANGKIREFPRINGLAMRFFRNFSRSGLPAYMYMRAEKPLVSRIEKVVSLTA; via the coding sequence ATGCGAGGAAAAACCGGAAACAATTCCAGAACAACTGTAAGCTCTGAGCTTGCAGAAACTCTGCTTCAGGAGGGATGGAAAAAGGTGGATCTGCACGTGCACTCATCCTGTTCCTATGATGTCCCTCCCGCAAAGGCAATGCACCCTTCGGTTCTTTTTGAAAAAGCAATAGCTAAAGGGCTTGATTACGTGACCTTTACCGACCATGATACTGTCGAAGCATATGACCTGCTTGGCTGGGACAGGGAAGGGCTGGTGCCGGGGGTCGAGATTTCGATTAAAGACCCTGAGTACATAGGGCATACCCTTCACGTTAATGTTTTTGAACTCGATTCCGAAGAGTTCCGAGAGCTTGAGGTAATTGCAAACCAGGAACATGACTTCAAAAGCTTTATCCGCTACCTCAGGGTTCACGACCTCCCGCATATTTATAATCACCCCTTCTGGTTTGCCATAGGAGACAGGCCCAACCTCCGGGCTGTGCCTGAACTCATAAAGCAGTTTCCTGTTGTCGAATTCAACATGCAGGACTTAACGGAAAAAAACCTGATAACGGCTGCACTTGCCCGGAAATACGGAAAAGGGCTTGCTGCCACTACGGACAGTCATACAGGAGGCATGGGGGCCGTCTATACGCTCGCAAAGGGCGATTCTTTCAGAGAATATTTTGATAACATCAAAAACGGCAGGTCCTATATGGTAATTGAGGGGGGAGCCAGGCGGCACCTTACAAAAGAACTGAATGCCTGGGTCGAACTGGTCTTTTCCATGGACCGGAATGCAGGGAAAGATGCGGGTTTCACCACAAATGTGAAGACTTTTGACAGGCTGATAGGTTTCTTTGCAAACGGAAAGATAAGGGAGTTCCCCAGGATTAACGGGCTTGCGATGAGATTTTTCCGGAACTTTTCCCGCTCGGGACTTCCTGCTTATATGTACATGAGGGCTGAAAAGCCTCTGGTTTCCAGAATAGAAAAAGTAGTCAGTTTGACGGCATGA
- a CDS encoding IS1634 family transposase, protein MVFLRKKLVNGKPYWYIVESARVDGKVKTIFQVYLGSAEKILEMKRQCESLPYDKLRSFDYGKLAALLHVNEELGFIDIVNKHTDKKLIDGLSVGEYLLLDVIGKSHGVLSENGIEEWFKKSPLAFMWKFPHKLNCQNFLNQMNYVDLDTMKKIEDDLCRVLVGKGFTPSIMFVDESNWFTYANNYDDESELLHKGYNKKHRKDKNQICVSLAVNEDNIPFIHETYPGNVHDSEEFSGIVDKIINRLTELNICSEDLVLVFDKGNNSKDNIEKVTSKMSFVGSVKTNQAEELLDVPLSKYECLYKNSKGNKIFGYRTKHQFYGAEYTTVITYNEGTYKLQKSTYETNKSRIIDSLEDLQRRLESSKGKERNRSSVEREVAGIILKKYNSVIKYEIIDALEGKKKPQLKFWIDEENEKKCEKTFGKNVLFTDKQKWQTKKIVKTYNSKNLVEDDFKLLNDHLLVPVGPVYHHKDENIRVHVFLAMVGLLFYRYLAWETKMYGFSLKKLIEKLSEIKIAVVQEKESKKSKIIVEEMDTKQASLFSFLNMEKYLPY, encoded by the coding sequence ATGGTATTTTTAAGAAAGAAACTCGTCAATGGGAAACCTTACTGGTATATAGTAGAATCTGCCAGAGTTGATGGAAAGGTAAAAACCATTTTTCAGGTTTATCTGGGTAGCGCAGAAAAAATACTTGAGATGAAAAGGCAATGTGAATCATTGCCCTATGATAAACTTAGATCCTTTGATTACGGCAAGCTTGCCGCACTTCTTCATGTGAATGAAGAACTTGGATTCATTGACATAGTTAACAAGCATACTGACAAAAAATTAATAGATGGATTGAGTGTTGGAGAATACCTCTTACTTGATGTAATCGGAAAAAGTCACGGCGTTTTAAGTGAAAACGGGATTGAAGAGTGGTTCAAAAAATCCCCTTTAGCTTTCATGTGGAAATTCCCGCACAAGTTAAATTGTCAGAATTTTCTGAACCAAATGAATTATGTCGACTTGGATACTATGAAAAAGATTGAAGACGATCTTTGCAGAGTTCTTGTAGGAAAGGGATTTACTCCATCAATAATGTTTGTGGATGAATCAAACTGGTTTACGTATGCTAACAATTATGATGACGAGAGCGAACTGCTTCATAAAGGATATAACAAAAAGCATAGGAAAGACAAAAATCAAATATGTGTTTCGCTAGCTGTAAACGAGGATAACATACCTTTTATTCATGAAACATATCCTGGAAATGTTCATGACTCTGAAGAATTTTCAGGCATAGTAGATAAAATCATAAACAGACTGACTGAATTAAATATCTGTTCTGAAGATCTTGTTCTTGTTTTCGATAAGGGTAACAACTCAAAAGATAACATTGAAAAGGTAACCTCAAAAATGAGTTTTGTAGGATCTGTAAAAACAAATCAAGCCGAGGAGCTTCTCGATGTTCCGCTTTCCAAATATGAGTGTTTATACAAGAATTCGAAAGGTAACAAAATTTTTGGATACAGAACAAAACACCAGTTTTACGGAGCAGAATATACGACCGTAATAACCTACAACGAAGGAACTTACAAGCTTCAAAAGAGCACTTATGAAACAAACAAATCAAGAATAATTGATAGTTTGGAGGATCTCCAGAGAAGATTAGAAAGCAGTAAAGGAAAAGAAAGAAACAGGAGCAGCGTAGAACGTGAGGTTGCAGGAATTATTCTGAAAAAATACAATAGCGTTATAAAATATGAAATAATTGATGCTCTGGAAGGGAAGAAAAAACCTCAGTTAAAGTTCTGGATTGATGAAGAAAACGAAAAAAAGTGCGAAAAGACGTTTGGGAAGAACGTCCTATTTACGGATAAGCAAAAGTGGCAAACTAAAAAGATAGTGAAAACATATAACAGTAAGAATCTTGTTGAAGATGATTTTAAACTGTTGAATGATCACTTACTTGTTCCTGTAGGACCAGTATATCATCACAAGGATGAAAACATTAGAGTTCATGTGTTTTTGGCTATGGTTGGCCTACTTTTCTACAGATACCTGGCATGGGAGACCAAAATGTACGGTTTCTCTTTGAAAAAGCTCATTGAAAAACTGTCTGAGATCAAGATTGCGGTAGTTCAGGAAAAAGAGTCCAAAAAAAGCAAAATTATTGTGGAAGAAATGGACACAAAACAAGCATCGTTATTTTCTTTTCTAAACATGGAAAAATACCTGCCATATTAA
- a CDS encoding UDP-N-acetylglucosamine--N-acetylmuramyl-(pentapeptide) pyrophosphoryl-undecaprenol N-acetylglucosamine transferase, protein MKILLFICGEGLGHTSRCLALGKELLAAEHEVHFGAYGYSKELVEKTGYSAWEIRPEIRLRGETGTFEIGKSVKETLRNLSPAGFRKLLKLIEALDPDVVLSDGYYSGVLAARSRKVPVYFIGHQFNMEEFFQKRGPLLDAAGKLVRKFYNYIFSSVDGIIVPDYPLPYSVNRRNFTISRALNENIFFSGPLIRSRYGEVEAKTLRHPNVLSTIGAFGYRAAIFRKVLEAAKLDPDIHYTFIAGPEIVPKQFPEIPENVEFTGFTDNPFPYYRGSDLVITAGGHGTIMESLAFGLPVLSFPDEKHTEQENNATVLEEAGYGKRMSYLTHPEVILACIREVLEDENYRRKTRRLMELAEVLDGPAAVRKLLEEKFGERPAGEENSKEET, encoded by the coding sequence GTGAAAATCTTGCTGTTTATATGTGGAGAAGGGCTCGGGCACACAAGCCGCTGCCTTGCGCTGGGAAAAGAACTTCTGGCTGCGGAGCATGAGGTGCACTTCGGAGCTTATGGTTACTCGAAGGAACTTGTGGAAAAAACAGGCTATTCGGCATGGGAGATCCGGCCGGAAATAAGGCTGAGAGGTGAGACCGGAACCTTTGAAATCGGAAAGTCCGTCAAAGAAACCCTGAGAAACCTTTCTCCTGCAGGATTCAGGAAGCTTCTTAAGCTGATCGAAGCCCTTGACCCTGACGTTGTCCTTTCGGACGGGTACTACTCAGGTGTCCTTGCGGCAAGGTCAAGAAAAGTCCCTGTTTACTTTATAGGGCACCAGTTCAATATGGAAGAGTTTTTTCAGAAAAGGGGACCTCTTTTAGATGCGGCAGGAAAGCTTGTCAGAAAGTTTTACAATTACATCTTCAGCAGCGTTGACGGGATAATAGTCCCTGACTACCCGCTCCCTTATTCCGTAAATCGTAGAAATTTCACAATCTCAAGAGCGCTCAATGAGAATATCTTTTTCAGTGGTCCCCTTATCCGGAGCAGGTACGGGGAAGTCGAGGCAAAAACTCTCCGGCATCCGAATGTCCTCTCAACAATAGGAGCCTTCGGGTACAGGGCAGCTATTTTTCGGAAGGTCCTTGAGGCTGCAAAACTCGACCCTGACATCCACTATACTTTTATTGCAGGCCCAGAGATAGTCCCCAAACAGTTTCCTGAAATCCCTGAAAACGTTGAATTTACGGGATTTACGGATAACCCCTTTCCTTATTACAGAGGCTCGGACCTGGTAATTACTGCCGGAGGGCACGGCACTATTATGGAAAGCCTTGCCTTCGGGCTTCCCGTGCTTTCCTTCCCGGACGAAAAGCATACGGAGCAGGAAAATAATGCCACCGTGCTCGAAGAAGCAGGATACGGGAAACGGATGAGTTACCTTACGCACCCGGAAGTTATCCTTGCCTGTATCCGGGAAGTCCTGGAAGATGAAAATTACAGGAGAAAAACCCGAAGGCTGATGGAACTTGCCGAAGTGCTGGACGGACCTGCAGCTGTCAGGAAACTTCTTGAAGAGAAGTTTGGAGAAAGGCCTGCAGGGGAAGAAAACTCAAAGGAAGAAACCTGA
- the mtaC gene encoding methanol--corrinoid protein MtaC yields the protein MLDFTEASLKKVLTRYNVALEKAMTPEDAAEELYPKDELIYPIAKAIFEGEEDDVIEGLQAAMDAGKDPIALIDDALMVGMGVVTNLYDEGIIFLPNVMMSADAMLDGIEFCKENSETAPVTKGTVVCHVAEGDVHDIGKNIVTALLRANGYDVVDLGRDVPVDDVVKAVAENNPIMVTGTALMTTTMYAFKEVNDKLLEKGYKLPFACGGGAVNQDFVSQYTLGVYGEEAADAPKIADAIIAGTTDIAALRDKFHKH from the coding sequence ATGTTGGACTTTACAGAGGCAAGTCTGAAAAAGGTATTAACCAGGTACAATGTGGCTCTGGAAAAGGCAATGACGCCAGAAGATGCCGCAGAAGAGCTTTATCCTAAAGACGAACTTATCTACCCGATCGCAAAAGCCATCTTCGAAGGAGAAGAAGATGATGTGATCGAGGGTCTCCAGGCTGCAATGGATGCAGGCAAGGACCCAATTGCACTCATCGACGATGCCCTCATGGTCGGTATGGGCGTTGTCACCAATCTCTACGATGAAGGTATAATTTTCCTCCCCAACGTCATGATGTCTGCTGACGCCATGCTTGACGGTATCGAATTCTGTAAGGAAAACTCTGAAACTGCCCCTGTAACAAAGGGAACTGTTGTCTGCCACGTCGCAGAAGGTGACGTTCACGACATCGGTAAGAACATCGTTACCGCCCTCCTCAGAGCAAACGGCTACGATGTAGTTGACCTCGGAAGGGACGTCCCTGTGGATGATGTTGTCAAAGCAGTTGCTGAAAACAACCCGATAATGGTCACAGGTACTGCACTCATGACCACCACCATGTATGCATTCAAGGAAGTTAACGACAAACTCCTTGAGAAAGGATACAAGCTTCCATTCGCATGCGGTGGCGGAGCAGTTAACCAGGACTTCGTATCCCAGTATACACTCGGTGTGTACGGTGAAGAAGCCGCTGACGCCCCCAAGATTGCTGACGCAATCATTGCAGGTACCACAGATATCGCAGCATTAAGAGACAAATTCCACAAGCACTGA